One window of Bacillus alkalicellulosilyticus genomic DNA carries:
- a CDS encoding GGDEF domain-containing protein — translation MKNNITRKLTHPYLLLKVFILTVLLLSTSPIIVSADFKWDIKDIEGRIYKDTEYKDVLERFHQDKEVMKQDNPSLYYYVSGINDIVENNFQKAENNLLEAVAYSRAEKLIEIEIASLKQLVVISDFYMDTGRLLEYGSRLLEIAEEYNDHETEMFSYKVLATVMGITANGEKALEYVEIIATLAYEYDSPVYGAVHHMLVGHFSFFYLDLEKALSSYEEADKWFEQSNDVEAANMQTLNRAHILLTKSFLFRGDMNSILQEMDLLIEEAKKRYNHASIVYNLYVIKGQIQQQFDLKEEAIRTLEESKLLFDKINHVDNANDIRNWLLLHLANAYYQNEDYKESADMYSEVAVVDLSQDHLKNMDDVTAKLREFLERDLNNQIITLTELKEAQNKALIQQRIILLFSVIGFFVLIRAFVVKRREHRKVTNLKDKLFIQSITDNLTGVYNRKHIFELLDSSEEGTVIALIDIDNFKLINDKLGYLVGDEVLKKVVQTIKDSIREGDVIGRYGGEEFLLLLKNTEIEDAIIIVERIRKKVEEIEWDYEGLITTISIGVSERSDYSTEEVFRQVDNLVHEAKRTGKNKLTYKHA, via the coding sequence ATGAAGAATAACATAACTAGAAAACTCACACACCCATACCTTCTACTTAAAGTTTTTATATTAACAGTATTGTTGTTAAGTACTAGTCCTATTATTGTATCAGCAGATTTTAAATGGGACATCAAAGATATAGAAGGACGTATTTATAAAGACACAGAGTATAAGGATGTATTAGAGAGATTTCATCAAGACAAAGAAGTGATGAAGCAAGACAATCCTAGTTTGTACTATTATGTAAGTGGGATAAACGACATTGTCGAAAATAACTTTCAAAAGGCTGAAAATAACCTACTAGAAGCTGTTGCATATAGTAGGGCTGAAAAATTAATTGAGATTGAAATCGCATCATTAAAGCAATTAGTTGTTATAAGTGATTTTTATATGGATACGGGACGATTGTTGGAATATGGTTCACGTTTACTTGAAATAGCTGAAGAATACAATGACCATGAGACAGAAATGTTTTCTTATAAAGTACTTGCGACAGTAATGGGTATAACAGCTAATGGCGAAAAAGCATTAGAGTACGTTGAGATAATAGCAACACTAGCTTACGAATATGATAGTCCAGTGTATGGTGCGGTCCATCATATGTTAGTTGGGCATTTCTCGTTTTTTTATTTAGATTTAGAGAAGGCGTTAAGTTCCTATGAAGAGGCAGACAAATGGTTTGAACAAAGTAACGATGTTGAAGCGGCTAATATGCAAACCTTAAACAGAGCACATATTCTTCTTACGAAAAGTTTTCTTTTCCGAGGGGACATGAATAGCATCTTACAGGAGATGGATTTGCTAATAGAAGAAGCAAAAAAACGGTATAACCATGCGAGTATTGTCTATAATTTATACGTTATAAAAGGTCAAATTCAACAACAGTTTGATTTAAAAGAAGAGGCTATTCGTACCCTTGAAGAGAGTAAATTATTATTTGACAAAATAAACCATGTTGACAATGCAAATGATATTAGAAATTGGTTACTGCTTCATTTAGCAAATGCATATTATCAAAATGAGGATTATAAGGAGTCCGCTGATATGTATAGTGAGGTGGCCGTTGTAGACCTAAGTCAAGACCACTTAAAGAACATGGATGATGTAACTGCAAAATTACGTGAATTTCTAGAAAGAGATTTGAATAATCAAATTATTACGTTAACGGAGTTGAAAGAAGCACAAAATAAAGCGTTAATTCAACAACGTATTATACTTTTGTTTTCTGTTATTGGATTTTTTGTCTTAATAAGAGCGTTTGTTGTAAAGCGGAGAGAGCATAGAAAAGTCACTAATCTCAAAGATAAATTATTTATTCAATCGATTACCGATAACTTAACAGGGGTATATAACCGCAAGCATATATTCGAGTTGTTAGATTCATCAGAGGAAGGAACTGTAATAGCCCTCATTGACATTGATAATTTCAAATTAATTAATGATAAGTTAGGATACTTAGTTGGAGATGAAGTATTGAAAAAAGTGGTCCAAACAATTAAAGATTCAATACGCGAGGGAGATGTCATTGGTCGATACGGTGGGGAAGAGTTTTTACTTCTATTGAAAAATACAGAGATTGAGGATGCTATAATCATCGTTGAGAGAATACGAAAAAAAGTCGAAGAAATAGAGTGGGATTATGAGGGCTTGATTACAACGATTAGTATCGGTGTGTCGGAAAGATCAGATTACTCTACAGAAGAAGTGTTTCGACAAGTAGATAACCTTGTTCATGAAGCAAAAAGAACAGGTAAGAATAAATTAACGTACAAACATGCTTAA